ATAGCCCAGAAACGTCGTTATTTAATAAGAGAGAGACACTATTTAACTTTGATAAAGCGCGTAAAGAAATTCGTAAAGAAGATACGGTGTTTTTATTTGAAGGGTTTATGGACGTGATCGCAGCTTGGCAAGCTGGTATCACAAGTGGTGTGGCTTCAATGGGGACGAGTCTGACTAATGAGCAGATTCGTAAGTTGGAAAGAGTAGCGAAAGAACTTGTGGTTTGTTATGATGGTGACGCTGCCGGTGTAGAGGCAACCAATCGAGCTATTTCATTACTAAGTGAGCATAGCCGCTTTCAATTAAGTATTGTTAGTATTCCTGAAAAATTAGATCCAGATGAGTATTTAAGAAAATATGGCAACGATTCTTTTCGAGAGTTGGCACTTCATGGTCGGGAAACGGTTTTTAGCTTTAAGATGCAATATCATCGCTTGACTAGAAACATGAACAATGAGAAAGAACAGCTGGACTATGTCAATGATTTGCTAAAAGAATTGATTTTAGTACAGTCTCCTTTAGAGCGAGATCGTTATTTGAATCAACTAGCGCAAGAGTTTCAATTGTCCTTTCATTCGTTGGAAGAACAGCTTAAACAGTTGGAAACACAACAACGATCAACCAAACGAAGAGAAAGACAGCAACAAGTGGCTCCTCCTCCTCAAGAATTTGAGTATGAGATAGACGAGTTGCAGCTGCCACCGGAAATGTTCGAAGAAAATCCTGCTCCAGCCGTTCAAAATAAGCGGCCATTAACTCAAGTCGAAAAAGCTGAACGTACATTGTTATATCGTTTGATGAATGAACAAAGTGTTAGAAATCAACTCTTTCAACTCGCTGATTTTAGTTTTGCTCATGACCAGTATCAAGAACTTTATTTGTTGTTAGATAGCTACTTGAGTGTACATGATGACTTTCTTTTAGCTGATTTTTTGGATTATTTAAAAGAAGAGACAATTAAAAAATTAGCTATCGAGATTAGCTATCAGACGATTTCAGAAGAAAGTTCTGACCGAGAAATGGCTGATGTTTTAAGGGTTATCCAAAATTCAAGCTTGGAAGAGGAAATTTCTGAGAAACAAGTGCAAAAAAAAGAAGCCGAACGTTTTGGTAATAAACAATTAGTTGATGAATTATCAATTGAACTCATCAGCTTAGTAAAACAATTGCAAAAAAGTCGTACAGTGTCCTAAGCAGAAATTCTTTGACAACGTATTTGACTATTATTTATATATTTTTAGCCAAATGGAAAAATGAAGGGGGCCTTCTTTCATGGAAAAAGAAACAGAAAAAAAATATGCAGCTGCATTGGCAGCCTTTATCAAAGAGAGCAAACCGAAAGGGAATGTTCTTTATGATGATTTAACAAACAAATTAGCAACGCCATTTACATTAAATGCGGATGAAATGGAAAAGTTGATCCAAAAAGTTGAAGATGCTGGAATCAGCGTCGTTGATGAAAATGGTGATCCAAGTGAACATAGTCTTAAAAAAGACGCAAAAGTTGCTGAAAAAGCCCAAATGGAAGATTTATCTGCCCCGACTGGTGTTAAAATTAATGATCCTGTTCGTATGTATTTAAAAGAAATCGGACGTGTTCAATTGTTAACGGCAGCTGAAGAAGTTGAACTTGCATTAAAAATTGAAGAAGGCGATCAAGAAGCAAAACAACGTTTAGCAGAAGCTAACTTGCGTTTAGTTGTTTCGATTGCGAAACGGTATGTCGGACGTGGTATGCAGTTTCTTGATTTGATCCAAGAAGGAAATATGGGTCTAATGAAAGCTGTTGAGAAATTTGATTACCGAAAAGGATTTAAATTTTCTACCTATGCGACTTGGTGGATTCGTCAAGCAATCACCCGTGCAATTGCTGACCAAGCAAGAACCATTCGAATTCCTGTTCATATGGTAGAGACAATTAATAAATTGATTCGAATCCAACGTCAATTACTACAAGATTTAGGGCGGGAACCAACGCCAGAAGAAATTGGTGCTGAAATGGATCTGCCCACTGAAAAAGTCCGTGAAATCTTAAAAATTGCTCAAGAGCCAGTTTCTTTAGAAACACCAATTGGTGAAGAAGATGATTCACATCTTGGAGATTTCATTGAAGACCAAGATGCGACAAGTCCGGCTGAACATGCAGCGTATGAGTTGTTAAAAGAGCAACTGGAAGATGTTTTAGACACGCTGACAGATCGTGAGGAAAATGTTTTACGGTTACGTTTTGGTTTAGATGATGGACGTACACGCACTTTAGAAGAAGTAGGAAAAGTCTTCGGAGTAACACGTGAACGGATTCGTCAAATCGAAGCAAAAGCATTACGTAAATTACGCCATCCTTCTCGTTCTAAACAATTAAAAGATTTTCTAGAATAAGAAGTTTTTCGTTAAAATTTGAACAGCTCTTTTCGATTTTTTTCGGAAAGGGCTGTTTTTAAACAATCGTAATAAAAAAGTCACAGAGTACATATTGGAAGAAACACGATTTTATGGTAGATTAGATTTAATTGAATGAGTAGAATGTGAGGCGGAATGAATGACGAAACAATGTCCGAATTGCGGAAATGAAATAAACAACCAAGAAGAAGTATGTAAAAAATGCGGTTCTTCTCTCAAAGAATCAAGTACCTCTAAAAAAAATGAACAATCAAGTGAACCAAAAGAACAGACATCTAACTTTTTGAATAAAGATCAAAATGAAAATATTGAATGGTCAGAGTTTAAAGATATGAGCATAGGTCATGTAATGACAATGTTTAACGAACAAAAATCAGAAGAAAAAACAACAAGTTCAGAAGAAAAAATCGAACCAACCCCAAAAAATGAACCAATAATAGAAAATAAAGATGAAAAAGCATCTGATAATTTGATTAACCAAGAAATAGAATCAGACATGTTAAATCAATATATCAATGAACACAAAAACGAGCTGACTGAAGAGGAAAAAAGCGCAACAGAAGAAGAATCACTGGATGAACAACCAAATAAAGAAGAGCTTATTTCAGAGAGTCCTTTAGATACAGAAGATGCAGAACAAAATGAAATCCCATCAAATGAATATGATGACGACAAAACTTCTGAAAACGAAGAACTTGAAACACCTGCAAAAGAATCAATGAATAAAGAAATTACTAAATTCAATAAGCCAGAAGAAAAAATCGAGACCGCTCAACCAATTGGACCCAAATCTTTACCAGAAGAAAAAGTTGAGATTCCATCAAAAAGTAAAAAACCAGAAGAGATTGAAATGGATGCAGCGCCTATTTTCTTTAAAGACACAGAAGAAGTAAAACCTTCGAAAGATCATTTCAATAAACCAGAAAGCTCCAAAGTAGATCTATTTAAATCAGAAACGAAAACGCAGTATTCACCTCAGCCAAAAAATTATAAAAAAATGTCAA
The DNA window shown above is from Enterococcus sp. 4G2_DIV0659 and carries:
- a CDS encoding toprim domain-containing protein codes for the protein SPETSLFNKRETLFNFDKARKEIRKEDTVFLFEGFMDVIAAWQAGITSGVASMGTSLTNEQIRKLERVAKELVVCYDGDAAGVEATNRAISLLSEHSRFQLSIVSIPEKLDPDEYLRKYGNDSFRELALHGRETVFSFKMQYHRLTRNMNNEKEQLDYVNDLLKELILVQSPLERDRYLNQLAQEFQLSFHSLEEQLKQLETQQRSTKRRERQQQVAPPPQEFEYEIDELQLPPEMFEENPAPAVQNKRPLTQVEKAERTLLYRLMNEQSVRNQLFQLADFSFAHDQYQELYLLLDSYLSVHDDFLLADFLDYLKEETIKKLAIEISYQTISEESSDREMADVLRVIQNSSLEEEISEKQVQKKEAERFGNKQLVDELSIELISLVKQLQKSRTVS
- the rpoD gene encoding RNA polymerase sigma factor RpoD, encoding MEKETEKKYAAALAAFIKESKPKGNVLYDDLTNKLATPFTLNADEMEKLIQKVEDAGISVVDENGDPSEHSLKKDAKVAEKAQMEDLSAPTGVKINDPVRMYLKEIGRVQLLTAAEEVELALKIEEGDQEAKQRLAEANLRLVVSIAKRYVGRGMQFLDLIQEGNMGLMKAVEKFDYRKGFKFSTYATWWIRQAITRAIADQARTIRIPVHMVETINKLIRIQRQLLQDLGREPTPEEIGAEMDLPTEKVREILKIAQEPVSLETPIGEEDDSHLGDFIEDQDATSPAEHAAYELLKEQLEDVLDTLTDREENVLRLRFGLDDGRTRTLEEVGKVFGVTRERIRQIEAKALRKLRHPSRSKQLKDFLE